A single window of Vigna radiata var. radiata cultivar VC1973A chromosome 4, Vradiata_ver6, whole genome shotgun sequence DNA harbors:
- the LOC106759246 gene encoding RAB6A-GEF complex partner protein 1, with protein MYMAYGWPQVIPLEQGLCPSAQKIVYLKVINRTLLVVSPTHFELWSTSQHRVRLGKYKRDSDSLQREGENMQAVWSPDAKLIAILTSTFFLHIFKVQFSDKRIHTGGRQPSALCLAIISLLLTEQVPFAVKDLSVSNIISDNKHMLLGLSDGTLYSISWKGEFFGAFEFDPQPTTSFDNSQMSLTIENGLSPKSHPKALMFNHVIPRKSEINQLELCLPLRLLFVLYSDGQLVSCSVSKKGLKQVDCIKAEKRLSGGDAVCTSVALEQQILAVGTKRGTVELYDLAESVSLIRAVSLYDWGYSMDDTGPVSCIAWTPDNSAFAVGWKLRGLTVWSVSGCRLMSTVRQIGLSSMSSPIAKPNHDCKYEPLMGGTSLMQWDEYGYRLYAIEEGCSERILSFSFGKCCLSRGVSGTTYIRQVIYGEDRLLIVQSEETDELKMLHLKLPVSYISQNWPVQHVAASQDGMYLAIAGLHGLILYDIRLKRWRVFGDVTQEQKIQCKGLLWLGKIVVVCNYIDSSNTYELLFYPRYHLDQSSLLCRKPLLAKPMVMDVYQDHMLLTYRPFDVHIFHVKLFGELSPSGNPYLQLSAVRELSIVTAKSHPAAMRFIPDQLPRESISNNYSSVSSDSLTREPARCLILRANGELSLLDLDDGRERNLTDSVELFWVTCGQSEDKTNLIEEVSWLDYGHRGMQVWYPSPGADPFKQEDFLQLDPELEFDREVYPLGLLPNAGVVVGVSQRISFSASAEFPCFEPSPQAQTILHCLLRHLLQRDKIEEALRLAELSAEKPHFSHCLEWLLFTVFEADISRPNVNRNQISVVKHAKSSLLEKTCDLIRNFPEYLDVVVSVARKTDGRHWADLFAAAGRSTELFEECFQRRWYRTAACYILVIAKLEGPAVSQYCALRLLQATLDESLYELAGELVRFLLRSGREYDQAPTDSDKLSPRFLGYFLFRSSERKQSSDKSSSFKEQSAHVTSVKNILENHASYLMAGKELSKLVAFVKGTQFGLVEYLQREKEGSARLENFASGLELISQKFQMGTLQSRLDADFLLAHMCSVKFKEWIVVLATLLRRSEVLFDLFRHDIRLWKTYSTTMESHPAFTEYQDLLADLEERLSSVPNVERK; from the exons CATAGAGTGAGACTGGGGAAGTACAAGAGAGATTCAGATTCATTGCAGAGGGAAGGAGAAAACATGCAGGCCGTGTGGAGCCCTGATGCCAAATTAATTGCTATTCTT ACATCTACCTTCtttcttcatattttcaaaGTCCAGTTCTCAGATAAAAGAATACACACTGGTGGTAGACAACCCTCTGCTTTGTGCCTAGCTATCATTTCTCTTCTGCTTACAGAGCAAGTTCCTTTTGCAGTAAAGGATTTGTCTGT GAGCAATATTATCAGTGATAACAAACATATGTTACTTGGACTTTCTGATGGAACTTTATACAGTATATCTTGGAAAGGGGAG TTCTTTGGGGCTTTTGAATTTGATCCACAACCCACTACTAGCTTTGACAATTCTCAAATGTCACTTACAATAGAGAATGGTCTTTCTCCTAAATCTCACCCGAAGGCTCTTATGTTCAATCACGTTATTCCTAGAAAGTCTGAAATCAATCAACTGGAACTTTGCCTTCCGTTGAGGTTGCTATTTGTCTTGTATTCTGACGGGCAGCTTGTCTCATGTTCTGTGAGTAAAAAAGGCCTAAAGCAAGTTGACTGTATCAAAGCAGAAAAGAGGTTGTCTGGTGGTGATGCTGTCTGTACCTCAGTAGCTCTAGAGCAGCAAATTCTTGCTGTTGGTACTAAAAGAGGAACAGTGGAGTTGTATGATTTGGCAGAATCAGTATCACTTATACGTGCAGTCTCTTTGTATGACTGGGG ATATTCAATGGATGACACTGGTCCTGTTAGTTGCATTGCTTGGACACCTGATAATTCTGCTTTTGCAGTTGGGTGGAAGTTAAGGGGGCTTACAGTTTGGTCTGTTTCTGGTTGTCGCTTGATGTCAACTGTACGACAAATAGGCTTAAGTTCCATGTCTTCTCCAATTGCTAAACCAAACCATGATTGTAAGTATGAACCATTGATGGGTGGTACCTCACTGATGCAGTGGGATGAATATGGATATAGACTTTACGCTATTGAGGAAGGGTGTTCAGAAAGAATTCTATCATTCTCATTTGGGAAATGCTGTCTTAGCAGAGGTGTTTCAGGCACTACATATATCCGTCAAGTGATTTATGGAGAAGACCGTTTACTGATTGTGCAGTCAGAAGAGACTGATGAACTTAAAATGCTACATCTTAAGCTTCCA GTTTCTTATATTTCCCAAAACTGGCCAGTTCAACATGTGGCAGCTAGCCAGGATGGGATGTACTTAGCTATTGCTGGTCTTCATGGTTTGATATTGTATGACATACGACTGAAAAGATGGAGAGTATTTGGAGATGTTACTCAAGAGCAAAAGATTCAGTGTAAAGGCTTGTTATGGCTGGGGAAGATTGTTGTTGTCTGCAACTATATTGATTCATCCAACAC CTATGAATTGCTCTTTTACCCAAGATATCACCTCGATCAAAGTTCATTACTCTGTCGAAAACCATTGCTTGCTAAACCAATGGTGATGGATGTCTACCAAGATCATATGCTTCTAACTTATAGACCATTTGATGTCCACATATTCCATGTGAAATTATTTGGTGAATTATCTCCTTCAGGAAATCCATATTTACAG CTTTCTGCAGTACGAGAACTTTCAATTGTTACTGCCAAGAGCCATCCTGCTGCAATGCGATTCATTCCTGATCAACTTCCAAGAGAATCTATTTCAAACAATTACAGTTCAGTTTCATCAGATTCATTAACAAGAGAGCCAGCAAG ATGTTTGATATTGAGGGCAAATGGGGAGCTTTCACTTCTTGATCTAGATGATGGAAGGGAGAGAAATCTTACTGATTCAGTTGAACTATTTTGGGTCACCTGTGGTCAGTCTGAGgataaaacaaatttgattgAGGAAGTTTCATGGTTAGATTATGGTCACCGTGGAATGCAG GTTTGGTATCCATCTCCAGGTGCTGATCCTTTTAAGCAGGAAGATTTCTTACAG CTGGACCCAGAGCTCGAGTTTGATCGTGAGGTTTACCCTTTGGGACTTCTTCCAAATGCTGGTGTAGTTGTTGGTGTTTCCCAGAGAATTTCTTTTTCAGCCAGTGCTGAATTTCCATGTTTTGAACCATCTCCTCAAGCACAAACAATACTGCACTGCTTACTACGACATCTTCTTCAG AGGGACAAAATTGAGGAAGCTTTAAGGCTGGCAGAGCTATCAGCCGAGAAGCCTCATTTTTCACATTGTCTAGAGTGGCTTCTTTTTACAGTTTTTGAAGCAGATATATCAAG GCCAAATGTGAACAGGAACCAGATCTCAGTTGTTAAACATGCTAAAAGCTCTCTTTTAGAGAAGACCTGTGACCTGATCAGGAATTTTCCAGAGTACCTTGATGTTGTTGTAAGTGTTGCAAGAAAAACAGATGGTCGTCATTGGGCAGATTTGTTTGCTGCTGCTGGAAGATCAACTGA ATTGTTTGAGGAATGCTTTCAACGTAGATGGTACCGCACTGCAGCATGCTATATACTT GTCATCGCCAAACTGGAAGGTCCTGCTGTCAGTCAGTACTGTGCTTTACGGTTATTACAG GCAACACTTGATGAATCATTGTATGAGCTTGCTGGGGAGCTG GTGCGTTTCTTGCTGAGATCTGGTCGGGAATATGACCAAGCACCAACTGATTCAGATAAACTGTCTCCAAGATTTTTAGgctattttctttttcgttcTAGTGAGAGGAAGCAATCATCAGATAAAAG CTCTTCATTCAAAGAACAAAGCGCCCATGTTACCTCTGTTaagaatattttagaaaatcatGCTAGTTACCTGATGGCTGGGAAAGAGCTCTCCAAGCTTGTTGCATTTGTAAAAGGCACTCAATTTGGTTTAGTG GAGTATCTACAACGCGAAAAAGAAGGGAGTGCACGGTTGGAGAATTTTGCTTCTGGACTTGAACTAATAAGCCAAAAG TTTCAAATGGGAACATTACAGAGCCGCTTGGATGCTGATTTTCTCCTGGCACATATGTGCTCTGTGAAGTTTAAGGAATGGATAGTTGTCCTGGCTACTCTCTTAAGACGTTCTGAG GTTCTTTTTGACTTGTTCAGACATGATATTCGGTTGTGGAAAACGTACAGCACCACTATGGAG TCACACCCAGCATTTACAGAATATCAAGATTTGCTGGCAGACCTGGAAGAGAGACTTTCATCAGTCCCAAATGTAGAAAGAAAGTAA
- the LOC106759103 gene encoding ferric reduction oxidase 2 produces MNVEVEKKSLSEEKYGRVQSVIRWLVLVMFVGWIFVWIMTPTNTYQQKLKHRLLAKTESVFDTQGANLLVYTSPILFIAALGCVYVHIAKKGKDSDMEKRKKHEVSIWKRLVLVRGPLGIVSATELVFLSMFIVLLLWSFSIYLHIGFAKITHKSAAEQGVKLWEKRLASAAVKLGLVGNICLAFLFFPVVRSSSVLPLVGLTPESCIKYHIWLGHIAMTLFTAHGILFIIYWAVTHQLSKMLEWKRKGISNVGGEVCLVAGLLMWIATIPRIRRKAFEVFFYTHYLYILFILFFMFHVGFSYACTMLPAFYLFLVDRYLRFLQSRYQVPLISARLLPCQTLQLNFSKSHGLTYSPTSIMFINIPSISKLQWHPFTITSNSNLEPEVLSVVIKGEGTWSQKLYQMLSSPSAIDHLSVSVEGPYGPASTNYLRYDTLVMVSGGSGITPFISIIRELLYLSTAFRCRTPKVILICAFKNSSYLSMLDLILPNSGTPFDISNMQLQIEAYITREEEHVLETQIHVQDIRFKPKATDAPISAILGPNSWLWLCAIISSSFIIFLVLIGIITRYIIFPVDYNSNKPFSQSLGSFLSMLAICVSITMAASVAVLWNKKHNDVEAKQIQNLEGAPSADKEVESLPHQSLIQATKVHFSVRPDLRRMLMEVEGTRVGVFVSGPKKMKQEVAGICSSGLAENLHFESYSFSW; encoded by the exons ATGAATGTAGAAGTTGAGAAGAAGTCGCTTTCTGAAGAAAAATATGGCAGGGTTCAATCTGTCATAAGGTGGTTGGTGCTGGTTATGTTTGTGGGATGGATTTTCGTATGGATAATGACTCCCACAAACACTTACCAGCAAAAATTGAAGCATCGTCTTCTAGCAAAGACTGAATCTGTTTTTGATACACAAG GTGCAAATCTTCTGGTTTATACTTCTCCAATCTTGTTCATAGCTGCTTTGGGATGTGTCTACGTTCACATAGCCAAAAAAGGAAAGGATTCCGACATGGAAAAAAG AAAGAAACACGAGGTATCCATATGGAAGCGTTTGGTTCTTGTGAGAGGCCCTCTTGGCATAGTTTCTGCGACAGAACTGGTTTTCTTGTCTATGTTTATAGTTCTCCTCTTATGGTCCTTTTCAATCTATCTGCACATTGGCTTTGCCAAAATCACCCACAAATCAGCAGCAGAACAAGGTGTAAAACT CTGGGAGAAGAGACTAGCTAGTGCAGCTGTGAAATTGGGTTTGGTTGGGAACATATGTTTGGCATTCTTGTTTTTCCCAGTTGTTCGTAGTTCCTCAGTGCTACCACTGGTAGGACTAACACCAGAGAGTTGCATCAAATACCATATTTGGCTAGGACACATTGCCATGACCCTTTTCACAGCTCATGGTATTCTTTTCATCATCTATTGGGCAGTTACTCATCAACTTTCAAAG ATGTtggaatggaaaagaaaagggatTTCAAATGTGGGGGGAGAGGTATGTTTGGTTGCTGGTTTGTTGATGTGGATTGCAACAATCCCTCGTATTAGGCGTAAAGCTTTTGAGGTCTTCTTCTACACTCACTACCTCTACATCctcttcattctcttcttcatgTTTCACGTTGGCTTCTCCTATGCATGCACCATGCTCCCAGCTTTCTACCTCTTCTTAGTTGATCGCTACCTAAGGTTTCTGCAATCAAGATACCAAGTTCCTCTGATTTCTGCTCGTCTTTTGCCTTGTCAGACTCTACAACTCAACTTCTCCAAGAGCCAtg GTTTAACTTATAGCCCCACAAGTATTATGTTCATAAATATACCAAGCATATCCAAGCTACAATGGCATCCATTTACCATTACTTCTAATAGTAATTTGGAGCCAGAAGTGTTGAGTGTTGTCATCAAAGGTGAAGGAACTTGGTCCCAGAAGCTCTACCAAATGCTTTCAAGCCCTTCAGCAATTGATCATCTCAGTGTCTCTGTTGAAGGTCCATATGGACCTGCATCAACCAATTATCTAAG GTATGACACTCTTGTGATGGTTAGTGGAGGGAGTGGAATCACTCCCTTTATCTCCATCATTCGGGAGCTACTGTATTTGAGCACAGCATTCAGATGCCGAACGCCAAAAGTTATCCTAATCTGTGCTTTCAAGAACTCTTCCTATCTCTCAATGCTGGATCTGATCCTTCCAAATTCTGGCACCCCTTTTGATATTTCTAACATGCAACTACAAATTGAGGCCTACATCACAAGAGAGGAGGAGCATGTATTGGAAACTCAAATCCACGTTCAAGATATAAGGTTCAAGCCCAAGGCAACAGATGCACCCATATCTGCTATTTTAGGTCCTAACAGTTGGCTTTGGCTGTGTGCTATAATCTCATCCTCGTTCATTATTTTCCTTGTCCTAATTGGGATCATTACACGATACATCATTTTCCCAGTAGACTACAATTCTAATAAACCATTTTCACAATCTTTGGGGTCATTCCTCAGCATGCTAGCAATATGTGTGTCCATAACAATGGCTGCTAGTGTAGCTGTTCTTTGGAACAAGAAACACAACGATGTAGAAGCAAAGCAGATTCAGAACTTAGAAGGGGCACCATCGGCAGATAAAGAAGTGGAAAGCCTACCCCACCAATCCCTTATTCAAGCTACAAAAGTGCATTTTAGTGTAAGACCTGATCTGAGAA GAATGCTAATGGAAGTTGAAGGAACAAGAGTTGGAGTTTTTGTTTCGGGACCAAAGAAGATGAAGCAGGAGGTTGCAGGCATTTGCTCATCTGGTTTAGCAGAAAATCTGCATTTTGAATCTTATAGCTTTAGCTGGTAA